tttttttttttataacatGGCCTTCAGGGAAATCATAGCCTTCTGAAAATCATGAGGTAGGCTTGTTTGTACTCTGAGCCTTGGAGTAGACTAGTTTCTAACAATAATAAGGCTCACTACAGTGGAATCGCAGTTAATCCCTCTGTACAAGCCTAAACACAGACATCCTCATATAAGGGCAGCTGAACATAATGCAAGAACATGCAGCAAGCTCCTTCAACAAGGTTCATCAACAAAGTGTACAAACTTACGAGAACAGCTATGGAACGAACTACTGGTGTACGACCACAGTAGCCTAGTTGGAAAGATAATGGAATCTGGGTCATCCAATGTTAAAATCGAATGATCGGCTGACAAAACGAGAAGCATGCAGCTACACTTGGTGCGCACTGAAAGTGAACCTATCAGTGAATCTCAAAGTGCATGTGTCTCAGATGGTATGTGCACAGCTGCACTAATGCCTTGGACCAGAGCTTTAATCTGTCACTAGCTCTGGACCAGGGCCTGGTTTCTCGATAACAATGGAATATAGGCTTAAGAGTTTTAACCATGCATCTTTCCTACCACGGCCCAAGCTATAACATgtttcccaaaacaccacgcagagagaacgtTTGCTAATGCTTCGAATACACCGACTGTGTCATAGTACACAATAGTAGgtagcatcatctggatatgtatccgggtggcaggtagcatagtggttgggccagtaactgaaaggttgctagatcgaatccctgagctgacaaggtacaaatatgttgttctgctccCCTAAACAAGAcggttaacccactgctccccggtaggccatcattgtaaacaggaaattgctcttaactgacttgccagttaaataaagttaaatacAAAAAAAGTGTGATGcatgcaacaaaagttcaacattcaccttctgctaccatttctgtcaagccgtcaaCACATAATTTCGATAAATCCAACATATGCaccattgcattttggtacaccagaattaAATGAATTTCCAATGAAACACTGTGTTTGCcttgcgttgcagaggcagttgcagtgcgttcctATGCGTCAAACTGTATGCATAGACggtttgacagaaatggtagcagaaggtgaatgttgaatttttgttgcatacatatccagatgatgctgtgtACTATTTACTATTTTGCACAAAAGACGCTTAATTGTATGCAGCatcgcaatgctgcaaggcaaacgcagcgtttcattggaaattaatgtaattctggtgtaccaaaacgcAATATACTGTCGGTGTTCGAAGCGTTAGCGCGCAACATAGGCTACCATTTTAGCCACAATCGTAGTGGTCGAAGGTGGCAGAGTTCGCTAAGTTATTATTTATGGATAATGTTAATTACATACTTGTAAATGTTATGTAATAAATTACTACAACAACTTTAGCTGTCACCTTGCTTAATTTGCTACACTAGCTAGCTATGTACCTACTTCCCTCTCCGTAATGTCAACAGAACTGCGGGAAAGTAGTAACGTTACTCGGCAGGCGAGGGTGAAGCGGGAAAGTAGTAACGTTACTCGGCAGGCGAGGGTGAAGCGGGAAAGTAGTAACGTTACTCGGCAGGCGAGGGTGAAGCGGGAAAGTAGTAACGTTACTCGGCAGGCGAGGGTGAAGCGGGAAAGTAGTAACGTTACTCGGCAGGCGAGGGTGAAGGACACTGTCACAACACCGACTTGCCACTCTCCCACTGAGTAGACTGTATCCCGGTGACATCCAGATGGTTACCAATATTATTTACCAAAGTTATTTCTCATGGCTGATATCCTACTTGGGAGGAGAACATGTGGCCATGTTAACTACTGCCGGCAACAACGTGATACAGCTGCCAGTGGGAAGCATCTCAATACAACACACGTGGTCCTCCGCACCAGCTCGTCGTCAAGCTTCCCGAAGTCTAACGTTAACCTGTAATATTGGTCGCCAATTAGTTATTGCTCGCTCGCCCTGTAAAATAAACAAAACTAACTCGAGCCCAGTATTTAATGTTTGTGTGTGAAGCCTTAGACAACTTTCCACATTGGGCGGACAATTTGTTTTTCTAATTCGGAAAATCGAATTTCACCACCTGTGTTGCTGGTGTTGCTGGTGGCGTGGAGCTCACGCAGCATCCACATAGGCACCATTCGACATCCGGCCCTCAGCGTCTGAAGTATGATCTTCAATCAGACTCTACTCGATAAAAGAAGCAAATCtgcaacagctagctagctaagttgcTAGCTAATGGACAGAGGGACATATGGAGGAGCTTACTAGGGCTAGCTAGCTACCCGTGTAGCTAGCCTGTTCTGAGTCCGACTCAGTCCCAGATATTTTTGTTCAATCATGACAACTTCTTGTCACATGAGAAAAGTCACTCTTTCTAGCGCTAGCTAACAGGCAACAACAGCAAGTCAGCTAAAGTTTGCTAGGTAGAGATATTTTGACAGCTAGCGGAACATTACTTTATTTTCTTCGTCCAGCAACGAACCATTGTTCAATACAATCACGTTGCGGGACAAAGCTGTCCCCCCCATCAACTACGACAGCTGCTAGCTAAGCTAAAAGCAAGCAAGTCAGCTTAGTGCAGCAGGCTCTTTTAGTCCACACTCGAGAAAATAATCAATACATATTTGCATGTCGTGTATGCTTCGTTTATATACCACTTTGTTAGGCTACTATTTATGCTAGAATCACAGGATGAGACAAGCTACTCACCAGTCTTGTTGCAATATTGAGTGGGTAGATAATGATTCACAGAGCATGCGCGAAGCCTGGTGCAGAATATGTAGATAGAAATGTAATACATAGAATGAACAGTCCATATACAGATGTTATAATAATAGGCCTACTGGAACATTCTTATTTGTAGGCGTCATTGAAGGTCTATCTGGCCTCTCCCCATTCAGATCAGAGTTTACAGATCAACTTTATGCCAATGACAGGATCTCACggttgtgtaacagtataactttagaccgtgccctcgcccatacccgggcgcgaaccagggaccctctgcacacatcaacagcagtcacccacgaagcatcgttacccatcgctccacaaaagccgctacttcaaggtctcagagcaagtgacgtcaccgattgaaacgctatttagcgcgcaccgctaactaagctagccgtttcacatccgttacagttGCATAAGATATGAGCAGTCTGTGCAAAAGAAGGAAGGTGGGCAGGCAGTGCGTAAAAACACTGATATTAGGCTGCAGCACAACTATTTCCCTTCCAATGTAAACATATCACATTTAGAATCCCATTGAAAAGGTAAAATATAAGGCTACGTCTCCATCTGCCGGTGTCATGAGGTACATGCATGGTGATATACCGGAGAATTCATATTTGTGGGGCAATTCAATTGTACTTCAGCGTCATTACGCACGACCAGAATCAGTGATGTAAAACATAGCTAAGCCGAACGAGTTGTCCATATCGTTTATAGAGCGCAGAGACAGCTGTCTAGTTCCGCAGGCTGCAGCAGCTCACACCTGCGCGATTAGTTACAGATCCTCTGACATCAGCACTGCACCAAGTGGACAGTTCCATCGATGCTCGGAAAAGGAACAGCCTCCACCTCAAAATAGTAGAAAATatcaatgtatttaaaaaatatagatattttaGTCTAGGCCTATTAACGTTTTATTCAAATAGATTCGTTTTCGAAAATCGTCCTTCATGCGCTTATGTTATGGGGATAATGTAAAACTCCGTGTGAATTGGGTCGGTCTGCCTAAACCTATAAAAGCACTGCGGCCAAAGTTTTCCAAAGCCTCTCTTGCCAACCGCAAAGATGAACTACGGATCTGACCACTATACCTCGTCATCCTACCGAAAGATCTACAGGGACGCTCCTCGTTTCTCACCCTCAACCTCTCGTATGAGTAGTCCTTCCGCCTCCTCCCGCAGTTCTGTGTCCTCCACCAGTTACAGGTCTGCGGTGTCTCTCCCCCGCAGCAGTGCGTCATCGCTGGGCTACTACAGAAGAACCGGTCAGTCTTCTTCCTTTTCGACGGTGCCAGGTGACAGCCTCGAATTGACTCAATCCTCCGTCCTCAGCAATGAGTTGAAAGTCACCCGAACCAATGAGAAGGAACAATTGCAGGGTCTCAATGACCGCTTCGCCATGTTCATCGAGAAAGTGCGTACCCTGGAGCAGCAGAACAAAGTCTTGGAGACGGAGCTGGTGACCCTGCGCCAGAGGCAGCACGAGCCATCCCGCATCGCGGACCTATACCAGCAGGAGATGCGCGAGCTTCGCGCGCAAGTGGAGGAGATCGGCAGCGAGAAAGCCCACATTCTCATCGATAGGGACAACTTAGAAGAAGACCTTCACAAGCTTAGGGCCAAATATGAGGAGGAGTTAAGGGCGCGCGAGGAGGCTGAGCAGACCCTGCGGTCGTTCAAAAAGGACGTGGATGACGCCACCATGGCGCGGCTGGATCTAGAGCGCAAAGTGGAGGGCCTCCTGGATGAGATATCCTTCCTGAGGAAGGTCCACGACGAGGAGGTGGCCGAACTGAGCGGTATGGTCCAGGCAGCTCATGTGTCAGTCGAGGTAGAGCTGGCCAAACCCGACCTCACTTCGGCTCTGAAAGAGATCCGCAATCAGTACGAGACTCTGGCTTCTAAGAACCTGCACTCCGCGGAAGAGTGGTATAAATCCAAGTTTGCCAATCTCAACGAGCAGGCCACCAGGAGCAATGAGGCAATGCGGGCCAGCAGGGAGGAGATCAACGAATTCAGGAGACAACTGCAGTCCAAGACAATTGAGTTGGAGACCCTACATGGCATCAATGAGTCTTTGGAACGGCAGATTCGAGAAACAGAAGATGGACACAATCTTGAAATCGCAGGTTTGCAGGTAAAATACGTTTGTTTGCACTTGACAGCTCTCTTCCTCACACATACACGCACCCCTCCTTGCACAGGTGCGCCTGTGTTGGGGAAATGAGAACATGTGTGTAAGCAGGATGGAA
Above is a genomic segment from Oncorhynchus masou masou isolate Uvic2021 chromosome 23, UVic_Omas_1.1, whole genome shotgun sequence containing:
- the inaa gene encoding internexin neuronal intermediate filament protein, alpha a, which produces MNYGSDHYTSSSYRKIYRDAPRFSPSTSRMSSPSASSRSSVSSTSYRSAVSLPRSSASSLGYYRRTGQSSSFSTVPGDSLELTQSSVLSNELKVTRTNEKEQLQGLNDRFAMFIEKVRTLEQQNKVLETELVTLRQRQHEPSRIADLYQQEMRELRAQVEEIGSEKAHILIDRDNLEEDLHKLRAKYEEELRAREEAEQTLRSFKKDVDDATMARLDLERKVEGLLDEISFLRKVHDEEVAELSGMVQAAHVSVEVELAKPDLTSALKEIRNQYETLASKNLHSAEEWYKSKFANLNEQATRSNEAMRASREEINEFRRQLQSKTIELETLHGINESLERQIRETEDGHNLEIAGLQDTIGHLDNDLRNIKNDMAQHLREYQDLLNVKMALDIEIAAYRKLLEGEETHFSTGILFGASNHGTGHFGYQPRASSYARSTNKEKEAAQKDGFKEITEEKVEKSDEADINSNN